TGCATGCAAGGTTAAGTCGGAAATGACGGAGCCGTAGCGAAAGCGAGTCTGAATAGGGCGTATCAGTATGTAGACGTAGACCCGAAACCAAGTGACCTACCCATGTCCAGGTTGAAGGTGCGGTAAAACGCACTGGAGGACCGAACTCATGTATGTTGAAAAATGCTGAGATGAGGTGTGGGTAGCGGAGAAATTCCAAACGAACTTGGAGATAGCTGGTTCTCTCCGAAATAGCTTTAGGGCTAGCCTCGGAAAGAAAGGATCGTGGAGGTAGAGCACTGTTTGGACTAGGGGCCCATCTAGGGTTACTGAATTCAGATAAACTCCGAATGCCATCGATCTATATCCGGGAGTCAGACTGCGAGTGATAAGATCCGTAGTCGAAAGGGAAACAGCCCAGACCACCAATTAAGGTCCCTAAATATATGTTAAGTGGAAAAGGATGTGGAGTTGCATAGACAACTAGGATGTTGGCTCAGAAGCAGCCACCATTTAAAGAGTGCGTAATAGCTCACTAGTCGAGTGACCCTGCGCCGAAAATGTACCGGGGCTAAACATATTACCGAAATTGTGGATGCAACCGTAAGGTTGCGTGGTAGGAGAGCGTTCTAAGGGCGAAGAAGCTAGACCGGAAGGACTGGTGGAGCGCTTAGAAGTGAGAATGCCGGTATGAGTAGCGAAAGACAGGTGAGAATCCTGTCCACCGAATGACTAAGGTTTCCTGGGGAAGGCTCGTCCTCCCAGGGTTAGTCGGGACCTAAGCTGAGGCCGAGAGGCGTAGGCGATGGATAACAGGTAGAGATTCCTGTACTAGTTATTATTGTTTGAACGATGGAGGGACGCAGGAGGCTAAGTATGCACACTGATGGATATGTGTGTCCAAGCAACGAGTTTGTAAGTGAGTCAAATGCTTACTTATAAGGACGAGTTGTGATGGGAAGCGAAATTATAGTAGCGAAGATACTGATGTCACACTGCCGAGAAAAGCTTCTAGTTAGATAATAACTACCCGTACCGCAAACCGACACAGGTAGTCGAGGAGAGAATCCTAAGGTGAGCGAGAGAACTCTCGTTAAGGAACTCGGCAAAATGACCCCGTAACTTCGGGAGAAGGGGTGCTGAACGCAAGTTCAGCCGCAGTGAATAGGCCCAAACGACTGTTTATCAAAAACACAGGTTTCTGCAAAATCGTAAGATGACGTATAGGGGCTGACGCCTGCCCGGTGCTGGAAGGTTAAGAGGATGGGTTAGCTTCGGCGAAGCTCAGAATTGAAGCCCCAGTAAACGGCGGCCGTAACTATAACGGTCCTAAGGTAGCGAAATTCCTTGTCGGGTAAGTTCCGACCCGCACGAAAGGCGTAACGATTTGGGCACTGTCTCAACGAGAGACTCGGTGAAATTATATTACCCGTGAAGATGCGGGTTACCCGCGACAGGACGGAAAGACCCCATGGAGCTTTACTGTAGCTTGATATTGGGTGTTTGTACAACTTGTACAGGATAGGTAGGAGCCATAGAAATCGGGACGCTAGTCTCGATGGAGGCATTGGTGGGATACTACCCTCGTTGTATGAACACTCTAACCCTCACCAATAAACGTGGTGGGAGACAGTGTCAGGTGGGCAGTTTGACTGGGGCGGTCGCCTCCTAAAAGGTAACGGAGGCGCCCAAAGGTTCCCTCAGAATGGTTGGAAATCATTCGCAGAGTGTAAAGGCACAAGGGAGCTTGACTGCGAGACCTACAAGTCGAGCAGGGACGAAAGTCGGGCTTAGTGATCCGGTGGTTCCGCATGGAAGGGCCATCGCTCAACGGATAAAAGCTACCCTGGGGATAACAGGCTTATCTCCCCCAAGAGTCCACATCGACGGGGAGGTTTGGCACCTCGATGTCGGCTCATCGCATCCTGGGGCTGTAGTCGGTCCCAAGGGTTGGGCTGTTCGCCCATTAAAGCGGTACGCGAGCTGGGTTCAGAACGTCGTGAGACAGTTCGGTCCCTATCCGTCGCGGGCGTAGGAAATTTGAGAGGATCTGTCCTTAGTACGAGAGGACCGGGATGGACACACCGCTGGTGTACCAGTTGTTCCGCCAGGAGCATCGCTGGGTAGCTATGTGTGGATGAGATAAACGCTGAAAGCATCTAAGTGCGAAACTCACCTCGAGATAAGATTTCCCATTCCTTCGGGAAGTAAGACCCCTGAGAGAAGATCAGGTAGATAGGTTGGAAGTGGAAGTACAGTGATGTATGGAGCGGACCAAAACTAATCGGTCGAGGACTTAACCAAAGAAAGAAATGCGGACGGTAGTTGATTAAGGAAGAGAAATATTAGCTAGTTTTGAGAGAACAAAGTTTTCTCAAGCAAAAGAGTGCGGTGATGATGGCAAGAAGGATACACCTGTTCCCATGTCGAACACAGAAGTTAAGCTTCTTAGCGCCGATAGTAGTTGGGGGATCGCCCCCTGCGAGGATAGGTCGTTGCCGTGCAGTTTACTCAGAATTTGTTGATAACCGGGTTAACTGATTATTTTCAGTTTCTGAGTTTTTTGGTAGCAAAATCGATTGTGTTTTGCTAAATGACCCGTTGGTCAAGTGGTTAAGACACCGCCCTTTCACGGCGGTAACATGGGTTCAAATCCCGTACGGGTCATCATAGAAATGCCGGCTTAGCTCAGCTGGTAGAGCATCGGTATCGTAAACCGAGGGTCACAGGTTCAAATCCTGCAGCCGGCATATATATTTTAAATATCCCTAGCCGTTTTAAATGGGACGTGTAACATAAGTTGATAAATTAAAGACTAATTCAATTGAAGTTATAGTATTTGGCTATAGATAGTTTAGAGTTAGCTGTGAATTTTGACTTATGGGACACATTTATATGGAATAATGAAAAGGCTAAGTCAAGTTAACTTTTGACCCAGCCTTTTTTTCTGTGAATCTTAATCTACTTTTTTAATTTTATGTGTAATAATATTTTTTAGTTATAAAAGACAATTAATAGTAAAAATTAGGAGGAATTTATTAATGGATAAAAAAGCGATGGACGTGACATTCTTGGGACATCCGCGGGGCTTATCCACACTCTTTTTCACAGAAATGTGGGAAAGATTTAGCTATTATGGTATGAGAGCAATCTTACTTTATTATATGTATTATGAGGTTAGTGCTGGAGGGCTTGGGTTCAGTAAACCACTTGCTTTATCTATAATGTCTATTTATGGCTCATTAGTGTACCTTTCTAGTGTTATAGGAGGATTTGTCAGTGACAGAATCTGGGGGAGTCGTAGAACAGTATTTGTGGGCGGTATTTTAATAATGTTAGGCCATATAGTGTTGGCCACTCCATTTGGAAAATTAGCACTTTTTATTTCAATTGCTTTAATTGTTATAGGAACTGGTCTTTTAAAACCAAATGTTTCAGAAATGGTCGGCGGTTTATATAAACAAGATGATCCAAGAAGGGATACAGGGTTTAATATTTTTGTTTTTGGTATTAATGCAGGTGCATTCATTGCTCCTATTGTTGTGGGATATTTAGGTCAAAAAGTTAATTTTCATTTAGGTTTCTCACTTGCTGCAATTGGAATGTTAATCGGTTTAATTCAATACTATTTTGATGGTAATAAATATTTATCAAAGGATAGTTTATATCCAAATGATCCGATTGATCCCAGTGAACTACAGGCGATTATTAAGAAAGTAATTCTTTTTGTTATTGTAATTGCTTTGATTTTAACTATTATGTCTTTATTTAATTTTCTAACAATTAGTAACATAATTCTGTTGATAACTGTTATTGCGGTATTGATTCCAATTTATTATTTTATAATAATGTTGAGTAGTAGAAAGATAACTAAAGTTGAAAAATCACGTGTATGGGCATATGTTCCATTGTTTATTGCTAGTATTTTGTTTTGGTCAATTGAGGAACAAGGTGCAGTGGTATTAGCAATATTTGCTAACGAACAAACACGCTTAGAAATCTGGGGTCACACTTTTCCATCTAGTTGGTTTCAAAGTATGAATCCGTTATTCATCATGATATATGCTCCAATCTTTGCAATAATTTGGACTGTTCTAGGGAAAAAACAACCTTCTTCCCCTGCAAAATTTTCTTATGGTCTTTTTTTTGCTGGAGTATCATTTCTTTGGATGATGTTCCCAGGAGCCCTATTTGGTACTGATACAAAAGTTGGACCGTTATGGTTGATAATGAGTTGGGCTTTGGTAATAGTTGGCGAAATGCTTGTCTCTCCGATTGGTCTCTCTGCAACAACCAAATTAGCTCCAAAGGCATTTGAGTCGCAAATGATGAGCATGTGGTTCATCAGTGATGCGGTTGCACAGGCTTTTAATTCACAACTAGTTAGATTTTATAATGCCCAAAATGAAATTGTTTATTTTGGAGTAGTTGGTGGTGTTACGATTCTCTTTGGCATTATATTATTGATCTTCTCTTCTAAAATAAAAAAATTGATGAGAGGTATTGAATAAAAATAAAAAAACACTTGCATAAAGTAGTGAAAGATAGTATTATTATTAGGTCGGATATGATGACAATGATGTTGTGGAAGGGTAGCGAAGTCTGGCTAAACGCGGCGGACTGTAAATCCGCTCCTTCGGGTTCGGTGGTTCGAATCCACTCCCTTCCACCATATTGGGCTATAGCCAAGCGGTAAGGCAACGGGTTTTGATCCCGTGACGCGCTGGTTCGAATCCAGCTAGCCCAATCAAGATAACTAGAAAGGACGAAATAATTTTGTTTCGTTCTTTTTTTGTCTGTTTTTATTTTGTCTCAACAAAGATAGAGCGAGAACGATTGACTTTTTAATTAAAAATGATACATTCAGTACATTGGTATATATCATTTTGGATAGTGGAGGTTGACAAATGAAAATTGGATTTATAGGTGTTGGGAATATGGCTAAGTCAATTATTGCGGGATGGTTGGCAAAAAAGACTTTTAGACCTGAGGATATTCTTGTACATAGTGCACATCGAAATAATTATGAAAAGTATGCAAAAGAAACGGGGGTTACTGCGTGTGACAGTAACACTGTTTTGGCTCAGGAAGCAGATATTATTTTATTGGCTGTAAAACCTTTCGTTTTAGCTAGCATAATTGATGAAATAAGTGATGTAATGAATGAAAATAAACTTATTATTTCGATGGCTAGTGGTGTTTCTTTAGCAGAAATAGAGTCACAGTTTAAAGATAAGAAAATTCCGATAATTAGAATTATGCCGAATGTAAATGTTGAAATCAATGAAGGAATGACAGCCTTTGTTAGAAATAGTTCTGTGACGGATATTGCTTATGAGCAGGCTAAAAGCTTATTTGATAGTTTGGGTCGAACATTGGAAATTCCGGAAAAGGATTTTAGTATTTTTGTGGCATTGGCAGGAAGTTCCCCCGCCTACATTTATTATTTTATAGATGCGATGGCTCGTTCTGGGGTTAAGTATGGTCTGACCAAGAAACAAGCAACAGAAATATCTGCACAGGCTGTTTTAGGAAGTGCACAAAAAGTTTTAGCAACAACAAAATCACCCATGGATATGGTTGATGATGTGTGCTCACCAGGAGGTACAACAATTGCAGGATTATTGGCGATGGAGGAAGCAGGTTTTATGACCGCAGTGGTCAAGGGGATAGATGCAACGGTTTTGAAGGATCAAGCGACTCATTGAAAAGGAGACGAAAAGATTATGACAAAGGTTTTGAAACATGCTGATATTTTTACTGGCATAGAAGAGATCAAGGATGGATATCTTCGTTTTTCTGACAAGATTGAAGCTATAGGCTCAATGGCACAATTTGTCGCTGAGGAAAACGACACGGAAGTAATTGATCTCGAGGGGAAAATAATTATTCCTGGTTTCATTGATGTTCATAGCCACGGTGGGTATAGTTTTGATGCGATGGATGGAAATCCTGCCCAAATAGATGAAATGGTAACAGACATGATTCACGAGGGTATTACGAGTTATTTTGCTACAACAATGACACAATCACATGAGAATATAGCTAAGGCTATGGTGGGCATTAGAGAAGCTGCTAGGACAAATCATGTGATTCAAGGCATCCATCTGGAAGGTCCGTTTATTTCACCTGTTTTCAAAGGTGCGCAGCCAGAAAAATATATTCAGGCACCAGATGTTGAATTATTTAACCATTGGAATGAGCTCTCAGGTCATTTAGTAAAATTAGTTACTTTTGCTCCTGAACATGAAACTTCAGCGCAGTTTGAAAACTATTGCTTGAAAAATGGAATTGTCCCATCAATCGGACATAGTAATGCTTTAAGGGAGCAACTTAAACATTCAAAAGCAAGTCACGTTACACACTTATATAACGCACAGCGTGAGTTTAAGCACCGCCAACCAGGTGTAACAGGGCATGCATTGCTTGAAGATAATATCTATTGTGAAATTATTGCTGATGGATTTCACGTTGTTCCAGATATGATCAAGTTGGCATATGAAATAAAGGGACCAAAACGTATGGAACTAGTTACTGATTCGATGAGAGCAAAAGGAATGCCAGAAGGAACATCTGAACTCGGAGGACAGAAGGTTATTGTCAAAGATCGACAAGCACGATTAGAATCTGGGAATTTAGCAGGTTCAGTATTGCAATTCCAAGAAGCATTCCGTAATATTATTGCGTATACTGGTTGTGGAATTAAAGACGCGGTCTTAATGTCATCTGTCAATCAAGCACGAGAATTTGGCTTGACTGCCAAAGGAACTCTTGAAGTTGGCAAAGATGCTGATTTGAATATTTTAACTGATAAATTAAATTTGGTAGAGACCTATAGTTATGGTAACTGCTACAAAAATTAAACATGAAAGAGGGAGTACTAATGGCATCACCTATTTATATTCAGATTCACAATGAAATTAAGCGTTCAATTGAGTCTGGGAGGTGGAGTGTAGGTGAGCGCATTCCCTCGGAACGTGAAATGGCTGTAACTTTTGGTGTTAGTCGAATGACATTACGACAAGCAGTGAAAACTCTAGTTGATGAGGGTATTCTTGAGAGACACGTTGGTTCAGGAACGTTTGTTGCTAGGCAAAAAGTTCAAGAGAAGATGTCATCAGGTGTAACTAGTTTTTCTGAATTAATGAGAGCACAAGGGAAAGCGCCCTCTAGTAAAACAATCTCTTATCATATTGCAACCCCATCTTTGAGTGAAATGGAGAAGTTAAACTTGATGGAAAAGGAACTGGTTCTTAGAATGGAGAGAATCAGATATGCTGATGAGATGCCCATCTGTTTTGAAATTGCTACAATCCCTGAAAAATTGATAAGGGAATATAGTAAAGAGGAAGTTACAAGCTCTTTATACCACGCACTCGAAGAGAGTGGTCATATAATTGGTCATGCACAGCAGACAGTTTCAGCAATGTTGGCTTCAGAACAAATCGCTGAGTATTTAGGAATTCGCAGAGGAGACGCGATTTTACGTTTACGTCAACTTACCAATTTGGAAGACGGGCAGCCATTTGAATATGTTAGAACTCAATATGTGGGGGAAAGATTCGAATTTTATTTAGAAAAATAAGATTAACATTTATATTCGAAGAATCTAAAAAGGAGGAGCTGGGTCAAAAGTAAAATTTTGATTCAGTTCCTCTATTTATTCCGTATAAACGTGTTTCATAAGTCAAAATTCTCCGTCTAACTTCGAATTACTCATAGCAAAGTATTCGCTATGTTCGTAATTTCGAGTTAGTACTCAAATTTTCCCGACTTTGTACTGCCTTAAAAAAGTTGGACATGTTTGTTTTAATTATTAGTTAGATACTGTTTACGATATTCGACTGGAGTTAATCCGTGACGCTTAAGTGAAATTCGCTGGTTATTATACCAAGCAACATAATGTTCCACTAATGTACTTAGTTCACTGAGCGAAGTAACCTTAATGCGCCTTAAACATTCACGTTTAAGCATACTGAAAAAGCTCTCAACTGGGGCATTGTCTAAACAATTTCCCTTACGAGACATGCTTTGAATGAAATGATGATGTCTTAGTTTAGCTTGATAATTGGTCATTTGATATTGCCATCCTTGATCAGAGTGTAGAATTGGTTTAGTTGTTGCGGGAATCTTTTTAATGACTGTCTCAAGGGTTTGATCGATTAAAACACGATTGGGTGTTGAACTAACTTTAGCGGCTAAAACTTCATTACTAGCCTCATCAATAACTGTCGAAATATAACCCCATTTTCCACACGTAAGTTTAAACTGACTGACGTCAGTATGCAAAACAGTATATGGTTTATGGGCCTTGAATTGTTGCTTGAGCAAGTTAGGTACCACCTGTCCAACATGACCATGATATGAGTTGTACCGACCAGAATGTTTTGAAAAAAGAGTAACTTTCAGACCCATAGAAAACATAATTTTACGAACAGTTTCTAGACAAAGTTTAACATGATGCTGTTTTAAAACAAATCTCATGCGACGATAACCATAAGTTTGATGAGAGCGGGCAAATTCTTGCCGAATAATTTGTTTAACCTGACGATATTTATCAGGCCGGTTTAGACAAGCTAAATGATAGTAATACGTCGAACGCGCAAGTCCCGCAACTTTTAAGAGCGTAATAAAGGGATAATCACGCCGCAATTCGTTAATTGTTTTAACTTTTAGTGCTATTTTTTGTTTCGAATTACGGCATCCAATTTTTTTAGATAAACATTCTCAATTTTAGTATAGGAAAGTTCCTGTTCTAAATGTCTGATTTGTTTTTGTTGTCTCTCTATTAACTGTTGTTCGGTCTTTTTCTTGGATGTTTCTTTCTTTTTCTTAACCATCTTGGGTCGTCCTATCTTAGATGAAATTACGGCTTTAATTCCAAATTGCCGCATTAATTTAAGCCAATTATAAACGACTGTGTGGCTGATATTAAAGTGGATGGCTGTTTTTTGAATACTGGTAGAATGGTTCAAGTAATATGTAATAACCGCTACCTTGAAATCATTAGAATAGTGCCGGCGTTTAAGCTGTTTAAGTCCGGTAGGACCAAAAGCTTTATAACGCGACACCCAAATTACTAATGGAGTATCACTCGGCATCTTATATTTCAGACACAGTGTGTGGAGTGAATTTTCACCATTTAAATATTCTTTAACTACTTTCAACTTAAAGCTGTAGGTATAATTACGTGTCAAAAAAGCACCTCCAAAACTTGATTTACATGTCCAAGTTTTGTAAGGCACTTCACTTATGTCACACTCCCTCTTTATCTTGTATAAACGTGTGACGTAATTCGGAATTTCTCAATTTTTGTTATTATTGTTGTATTTGAGAATTGTTAAATTAAGCTTTAAGTAACCCAAATTTTTTCAGATAAATCATGATTAAGTATTTGGGTAAAGCAAGCATTCGCCAGAACCTAGATGGTTCCTGAAATAAGCGATATAACCACTCAATATGATGTTTTTGCCAAAAAATTGGGGCACGTTTGACAGTTCCCGCTAGGACGTCAAAACTTCCACCAACACCCATCCAAATTGCAGGGGTAAGTTGTCGATACTTAGCAATGAAAAATTCTTGTTTGGGGAAACCTAATGCAACAAAAACGAAGTCGGGTTGACTGTCTTTGATTTCTGTTGCAATTTCTTGGTCATTTGTAAAATAACCATCATGGTATCCTGCAATTTTCAAAGTTGGATAATCATGATGAATTTTGTTAATTGTTTTTTTGATTGTTTCAGGTTTAGCACCTAAGAAATAAACACTTTTTTGTTCTTTGTTAGCAAATTTCAATAAAGAACCAAGTGTGTCAAAACCTGTTACTCTTTCGGGCAGAGGAGTTTTTAGGATTTTGGCTCCCTTAATAATTCCAATGCCATCAGCAGTTGTATAGTCAGCTAATTTGAGTACTGCTAGGTATTCTGGATGATCGCGGGCATACAAAACAATTTCAGGATTAGCTGTAATTACGAAACGGTTTGAATGATTTTGATTATCCAGTTTCAATTGTTCTAATAGTTCGTTATTTGTAATTTTGGTAAAATCGACACCCAAAACATTGACCTGTTCATATTTGTTTAACATAAAATACCTCTTTTTCAAAAAGACTAGCCATAGTATAACAGAAATGACGAGATTATGAAAAAGTGTTATTATAGTTCAATAGGCATTGCATAAATGGAAAGCGTTACAGCTTTTATTTTTTGTGTAAATGTGATTATAAATAAATAATATTACTCAGTTTAGCTGAGAAGAGGTAAAAAAATGGAAATGAATTATCCAGACGATAGTTATGCTCTACATACTGATGAATATCAAATCAATATGATTCAGACATATTGGCTGAAAGGAATTGATCAACGAAAAGCGGTTTTTGAACTTTATTTTAGAAAAATTCCTTTTCAAAATGGGTATGCTATTTTTGCTGGTTTAGAGCGTGTAATTGATTATCTTAATAAATTACATTTTACAAAAAGTGATCTTGAGTATCTGAGAGAATCTGGTAATTTTTCAGATGAATTTTTGAACTATTTAAAAAACTTCAAATTTTCAGCGACATTAAGAGCAGTAGTTGAAGGCGAAGTTGTTTTTAACAACGAGCCAATCTTACAAGTAGAGGGGCCCTTAGCTGATTGCCAACTTGTTGAAACGGCAATTTTAAATGTAATTAATTATCAGACACTGATTGCTACAAAGGCAGCTCGAGTGAGGTCAGTTGTTCATGAAGATGCTATTATGGAGTTTGGAACAAGAAGGGCTCAGGAGTTTGATGCAGCTATTTGGGGAACACGAGCTGCTTATATTGGAGGATTTGATGCAACCAGTAATGTGAGAGCAAGTAAAATCTTTGGAATTCCAGCTAGTGGTACGCATGCACATGCATTAGTGCAGGCTTATCGCGATGATTATGCAGCTTTTAAGGCATATGCTACTACGCACAAAGATTGTGTGTTTCTTGTTGATACCTATGATACTTTAAGAAGCGGTGTTCCTAATGCAATTAAGGTTGCAAAGGAATTGGGGAACAAAATAAATTTCTTGGGTGTCCGGATTGATTCTGGAGATATGGCATACATTTCAAAACGTGTCAGAGAACAGTTGGATGAGGCGGGATTTTCCAGTGCCAAAATATATGCTTCAAATGACCTTGATGAAAAAACAATTACAAACTTGAAGATGCAAGGGGCTAAGATTGATGTGTGGGGTGTAGGGACTAAGCTAATTACTGCATATGATCAACCTGCACTTGGAGCTGTTTACAAAATGGTAGCAATTGAAAATAGTGAAGGAATTCTAGAAGATACAATTAAATTGTCGAGTAACGCGGAAAAAGTCTCAACACCTGGGAAAAAACAGGTATGGCGTATTACTAAGAAGGCTGATGGCAAGTCTGAAGGAGATTATATTGCGTTATGGGATGAAAAACCTGCGGAAGAAAAGACTCTGTACATGTTTCATCCGCAGTATACCTATATTAATAAGAATATAACAGACTTTGATGCTCGCCCGCTTTTAAAAGATATTTTTGTGGAAGGAAAGCAAGTCTATCAAGTTCCCAGTCTGATTGAAATCAAAGAATATGCCCATGAACGGCTTGACAGTCTTTGGGAAGAATACAAGCGCGATCTTAATCCGCAAGATTACCCAGTTGATTTATCTGAGGCATGTTACAATAATAAAATGAAGATAATTAAAGAAATTCGTGAAAGTATCAATAAAAAAGCGTAAAATGATGATAGAAAACATCACATGTAATTATGTATGATACTCAAGGAGGACTTTTAGATGAGAGAGTTGCAAAGAAAGATTATCAGTGAATTATGTGTCAGTTCTGACTTTGATCCTAAAGATGAGATTCGAAAAAGTGTTGACTTTATGAAGGCATATTTAAAAAAACATGCATTCTTGAAGACTCTTGTATTAGGAATATCAGGAGGACAAGATTCAACTTTGACAGGAACATTGAGCCAGTTGGCAATTAAAGAATTGCGTGATGAAACGGGCAATAGTGAATATCAATTTATTGCTGTACGGTTACCTTATGGAAATCAGGCTGATGAACAAGATGCAATGGATGCTATCGCATTTATGAAGGCTGATAAGGTAGTGCGTGTTAACATCAAACCAGCGACAGATGCAATGGTTGAAAGCATTAAAGAAAATGGCTTGGAAGTCAGCGATTTTAACCGTGGGAATATCAAAGCTCGTGAACGTATGATTGCTCAATATGGAATTGCCTCAGCCAATAAGGGCGCTGTAGTTGGAACCGATCATGCAGCCGAAGCAGTTACAGGTTTTTATACAAAATTTGGAGATGGCGGGGCAGATATTACTCCTTTATGGCGTTTAGATAAGCGCCAAGGTAGGGCAATGCTTGAACTTCTTGGAGCTCCAGAGCACCTATACAAAAAGAAACCAACGGCAGATTTAGAAGATAATCGTCCTGCGTTACCAGATGAAGTAGCTTTAGGTGTAACCTATGAGGATATTGATAATTATTTAGAAGGACAAGATATCGATAGTGCTGCAGCTGAAAAAATTGAAGCATGGTATTTGAAGACCCAACATAAGCGTCATTCACCAATTACAGTGTATGATGAGTTTTGGAAATAAAAAATATTAGTGTGGCTAAACCATAATCTGAAATGAGCTATCAATTTGGAGGTTTAACTATGCTATTTTTTTTAAAGGAGAATGACAGTGAACAATTCAATATTAGATAAAATTGCAAAGCAGCTTAATCTGAAATATACACAAGTGCAAGCAACTGCAAAAATGTATGATGAAGGTGCAACAGTTCCCTTTATGGCACGATATCGAAAGGAAAAAACTGGCAATTTAGACGAAGTTAAAATTCGTGAAATTCTTGATAATAAGCTGCAATTAGAGAAGATCGAAAAAAGAAGAGTAGATGTTGAAAATGCAATTCAAAAACAAGAAAAGCTAACACCTCTTTTGAAGAAGAAAATTGAAGCGGCAGTTACTTTACAAGAAATAGAAGATTTGTATTTACCGTTTAAAAAGAAAAGAAGAACAAGGGCAATGATTGCCAAAGAAGCCGGAATCGAACCATTCGCTAGATGGCTGATGACGCCAGAAGCCAAAAATCCAAGGGAATACGCTACAAAATTTGTGAATCCGGCGCAAGATATTTTAGATGTAGAACAAGTTGTTGCGGGAGCCTGTGATATTCTTGCTGAAGAGATCAGTGAAAATGCGTTATATCGCACGAGAATTCGTCAAATTACCAAACAATTGGGTAAAATAATAACAAAAACCAAGAAAATAGAAGTAGATGAACAGCAAGTTTTCAAAAACTATTATGATTTTATAATACCTTACAAAAAGATTGCTAATCACCAAATTTTAGCAATTAATCGTGGTGAAAGATTGGGAATCATCAGTACAGTTATTCAAGTTGATGAAGATCAAATTTTAGACTATTTATCAGTTAGAATTGTTAAGAATAAAACAGCAGAAATCACTAAAATCTTGCGGGTGGCGATTGCTGACGGGTATAAAAGATTGATTAAACCAGCAATTGAAAGAGAACTACGGAATGAATTGACACAAAGAGCTAGTGAACATGCAATTGAAGTTTTTGGTAGCAACTTATATCATTTACTTATGCAGTCTCCTCTGAAAGGTAAATGTGTGTTAGGTTTTGATCCTGCTTATCGGACAGGTTGTAAATTAGCAGTGGTAGATGAAACTGGAAAATTTAAAAGTAAGGCGATTATTTACCCACATCAGAAAAAAAAT
Above is a window of Liquorilactobacillus hordei DSM 19519 DNA encoding:
- a CDS encoding WecB/TagA/CpsF family glycosyltransferase; amino-acid sequence: MLNKYEQVNVLGVDFTKITNNELLEQLKLDNQNHSNRFVITANPEIVLYARDHPEYLAVLKLADYTTADGIGIIKGAKILKTPLPERVTGFDTLGSLLKFANKEQKSVYFLGAKPETIKKTINKIHHDYPTLKIAGYHDGYFTNDQEIATEIKDSQPDFVFVALGFPKQEFFIAKYRQLTPAIWMGVGGSFDVLAGTVKRAPIFWQKHHIEWLYRLFQEPSRFWRMLALPKYLIMIYLKKFGLLKA
- a CDS encoding nicotinate phosphoribosyltransferase, producing MEMNYPDDSYALHTDEYQINMIQTYWLKGIDQRKAVFELYFRKIPFQNGYAIFAGLERVIDYLNKLHFTKSDLEYLRESGNFSDEFLNYLKNFKFSATLRAVVEGEVVFNNEPILQVEGPLADCQLVETAILNVINYQTLIATKAARVRSVVHEDAIMEFGTRRAQEFDAAIWGTRAAYIGGFDATSNVRASKIFGIPASGTHAHALVQAYRDDYAAFKAYATTHKDCVFLVDTYDTLRSGVPNAIKVAKELGNKINFLGVRIDSGDMAYISKRVREQLDEAGFSSAKIYASNDLDEKTITNLKMQGAKIDVWGVGTKLITAYDQPALGAVYKMVAIENSEGILEDTIKLSSNAEKVSTPGKKQVWRITKKADGKSEGDYIALWDEKPAEEKTLYMFHPQYTYINKNITDFDARPLLKDIFVEGKQVYQVPSLIEIKEYAHERLDSLWEEYKRDLNPQDYPVDLSEACYNNKMKIIKEIRESINKKA
- the nadE gene encoding ammonia-dependent NAD(+) synthetase; this encodes MRELQRKIISELCVSSDFDPKDEIRKSVDFMKAYLKKHAFLKTLVLGISGGQDSTLTGTLSQLAIKELRDETGNSEYQFIAVRLPYGNQADEQDAMDAIAFMKADKVVRVNIKPATDAMVESIKENGLEVSDFNRGNIKARERMIAQYGIASANKGAVVGTDHAAEAVTGFYTKFGDGGADITPLWRLDKRQGRAMLELLGAPEHLYKKKPTADLEDNRPALPDEVALGVTYEDIDNYLEGQDIDSAAAEKIEAWYLKTQHKRHSPITVYDEFWK